A part of Emys orbicularis isolate rEmyOrb1 chromosome 13, rEmyOrb1.hap1, whole genome shotgun sequence genomic DNA contains:
- the JPT1 gene encoding jupiter microtubule associated homolog 1 → MTTTTTYKGVDPNGRNSSRVLRPPGGGSNFNLSFDLPKEQPVRRNKMASNIFGLPEDNPISRAGSTGAMPGGVREDSEPSGPQRINASDANCGDFVDPKDGESGETFENIEADIEAAPGQSEEKTLPAAPVPSPVAPVPAPSRRNPPGGKSSLVLG, encoded by the exons ATGACCACCACGACCACCTACAAGGGCGTGGACCCCAACGGCAGGAACAGCTCCAG GGTACTGCGCCCTCCAGGTGGAGGTTCCAATTTCAACTTGAGCTTTGATTTGCCAAAAGAGCAGCCGGTGCGAAGGAACAAAATGGCATCCAACATCTTTGGTCTTCCTGAAGATAATCCAATTTCTAGGGCTGGCTCAACAG GGGCCATGCCCGGAGGTGTCAGAGAAGATTCTGAACCATCTGGACCACAAAGGATAAACGCTTCTGATGCAAACTGTGGGGACTTTGTAGATCCAAAG GACGGGGAAAGCGGTGAAACTTTTG AAAACATTGAGGCTGACATAGAAGCTGCTCCAGGCCAGAGTGAAGAAAAaaccctgcctgctgcacctgTTCCTAGTCCAGTAGCACCAGTACCTGCACCATCCAGGAGAAATCCACCTGGTGGAAAGTCCAGCCTAGTCCTCGGTTAA